From one Streptomyces sp. NBC_01478 genomic stretch:
- a CDS encoding SPW repeat protein — MANVSHTRGDMASHPDVSEMQARYARMLGGRDVALVDGPVFLLGLYCAVSPWILHYTTSQPALVPHNLILGIAIGLLALGFTRAPERMYGLSWAMSALGVWMIISPWIVGDSPDKGVILNNVIIGGLAVLLGLVCAGTAARSTPKP, encoded by the coding sequence ATGGCCAACGTCTCGCACACCAGAGGTGACATGGCGAGCCACCCTGATGTCTCCGAAATGCAGGCGCGCTACGCCCGCATGCTCGGTGGACGCGATGTGGCGCTCGTGGACGGACCGGTGTTCCTGCTCGGTCTGTACTGCGCCGTATCCCCGTGGATACTCCACTACACGACGAGCCAGCCCGCGCTCGTGCCGCACAACCTGATCCTCGGCATCGCGATCGGCCTGCTGGCCCTCGGGTTCACCAGGGCGCCGGAGCGCATGTACGGCCTCAGTTGGGCGATGAGCGCCCTGGGCGTCTGGATGATCATCTCGCCGTGGATCGTCGGCGACAGCCCCGACAAGGGCGTCATCCTGAACAACGTCATCATCGGCGGACTGGCCGTGCTCCTGGGCCTGGTGTGTGCCGGTACGGCGGCGCGGAGCACTCCCAAGCCGTAG
- a CDS encoding sigma-70 family RNA polymerase sigma factor — protein MSPQPGAVRPIPAAESPTDEELARGLVAGDEDCLAVAYHRWSPLVHALARRSLGDAEEAEDVTQQVFLGVWRGRQGFRPERGAIGGWIVGIARRRIADALSARTRRLRLVAAAGSSLMLDDPAARKPEPALDRVLVLRELARLPAPQQRVLRLTYYEDLTQTQIARRTGWPLGTVKSHARRGLRQLRHRLQDDEQPGLHP, from the coding sequence ATGAGCCCGCAGCCCGGCGCCGTCCGCCCGATCCCGGCGGCGGAGTCGCCGACCGACGAGGAGCTGGCCCGGGGGCTGGTCGCGGGCGACGAGGACTGCCTGGCCGTCGCGTACCACCGCTGGTCGCCACTGGTGCACGCACTGGCCCGGCGCTCACTGGGGGACGCCGAGGAGGCCGAGGACGTGACCCAGCAGGTGTTCCTCGGAGTGTGGCGCGGGCGGCAGGGTTTCCGCCCCGAGCGCGGGGCGATCGGCGGCTGGATCGTCGGTATCGCCAGACGCAGGATCGCCGACGCGCTGTCCGCCCGCACCCGTCGCCTGCGTCTCGTGGCCGCCGCCGGGTCGTCCCTGATGCTCGACGATCCCGCCGCCCGGAAGCCCGAGCCGGCTCTCGATCGCGTCCTGGTGCTGCGTGAACTCGCCAGGCTGCCCGCGCCGCAGCAGCGGGTCCTGCGGCTGACGTACTACGAGGACCTCACCCAGACCCAGATCGCGCGGCGCACGGGCTGGCCGCTCGGCACGGTCAAGAGCCACGCACGACGTGGACTGCGCCAGTTGCGCCACCGCCTCCAGGACGACGAACAGCCCGGCCTCCACCCATAA